A portion of the Natronococcus sp. AD-5 genome contains these proteins:
- a CDS encoding endonuclease/exonuclease/phosphatase family protein, with protein MASRAVRACTFNVRYDDPDDEHSWDEREPRVLEELERIDPDLVGCQEALPHQYDDLRAGLEAYDWHGVGRRDGERTGEFVPVGWRADRFERLESGAFWLSETPTEPSVGWDAALRRVATRVRLRDRRSDDTLWFCNAHFDHRGERARLESARLLRRRAHERLEDGEATVLTGDANCTAGFPPHRTLTAGPLEDARRAASEVTGPAGTFHGFDGSVGDRIDYVFVPSAVAVTSYRAVPPAEDAPRSDHLPAYAEFEIDERDGGGR; from the coding sequence ATGGCATCGCGTGCTGTCCGGGCGTGTACGTTCAACGTCCGGTACGACGACCCCGACGACGAGCACTCGTGGGACGAGCGCGAACCGCGGGTGCTCGAGGAACTCGAGCGAATCGACCCGGACCTCGTCGGCTGCCAGGAAGCGCTCCCGCACCAGTACGACGACCTGCGAGCGGGACTCGAGGCGTACGACTGGCACGGCGTCGGTCGCCGGGACGGCGAGCGCACCGGCGAGTTCGTCCCGGTCGGGTGGCGAGCCGATCGGTTCGAGCGCCTCGAGTCGGGCGCGTTCTGGCTCTCGGAGACGCCGACCGAGCCGAGCGTCGGCTGGGACGCGGCCCTGCGGCGCGTCGCCACGCGGGTTCGCCTGCGGGATCGGCGGTCGGACGACACCCTCTGGTTCTGCAACGCGCACTTCGATCACCGCGGCGAGCGGGCGCGACTCGAGTCCGCGCGACTCCTCCGTCGGCGCGCGCACGAGCGCCTCGAGGACGGCGAGGCGACGGTGCTGACGGGGGATGCGAACTGTACGGCCGGCTTCCCGCCCCACCGGACGCTGACCGCGGGTCCGCTCGAGGACGCCCGTCGCGCGGCGAGCGAGGTAACGGGCCCCGCCGGGACGTTTCACGGCTTCGACGGGAGCGTCGGCGACCGGATCGACTACGTGTTCGTCCCGTCCGCGGTCGCGGTGACGAGCTATCGGGCGGTGCCGCCGGCCGAAGACGCGCCTCGATCGGACCACCTTCCGGCGTACGCCGAGTTCGAGATCGACGAGAGAGACGGCGGTGGGCGGTAG
- a CDS encoding glutathione S-transferase N-terminal domain-containing protein codes for MLELYQAESCPHSTEVREKLTELGCSYVVHNPRLPGHEGGDVLNEQTHRALTEFGGEDAIPFLVDTDRKEARYESKDIVDHLEEHYG; via the coding sequence ATGCTCGAACTGTACCAGGCCGAAAGCTGCCCGCACAGCACCGAGGTCCGCGAGAAGCTCACCGAACTCGGCTGTTCGTACGTCGTCCACAACCCTCGACTTCCGGGACACGAGGGCGGCGACGTGCTCAACGAGCAGACCCACCGGGCGCTGACGGAGTTCGGCGGCGAGGACGCGATTCCGTTCCTCGTCGACACCGACCGGAAGGAAGCCCGCTACGAGAGCAAGGACATCGTCGACCACCTCGAGGAACACTACGGCTAA
- the pan2 gene encoding proteasome-activating nucleotidase Pan2, with amino-acid sequence MSRSPSIPDRPHREIDPDLPDDERLEALRGHFEDLVDINEQLSEQLDDAEDRRQRLREKADRVERENETLKSSSLYIATVEDVIDDEVIVKQHGNNQEVLTDVSPRLRERVDAGDRVAVNDSFAIQSVLEAETDARAQAMEITERPVVGYEDIGGIDEQVQEVREAVEQPLTNPELFEEVGIDPPSGVLLHGPPGTGKTMLAKAVANETDATFIKMAGSELVRKFIGEGSRLVRDLFEMAREREPAIIFIDEIDAVATTRTESKTSGDAEVQRTMMQLLSEMDGFEARGDIRIIAATNRFDMLDRAILRPGRFDRLIEVPEPDDEGREQILAIHTRNMNIADGVEFDALAAETDGYSGAEIESLATEAGMFAIRDERNEIRHQDFVDALEKIEADDSSDVISSAGYFYQ; translated from the coding sequence ATGTCTCGAAGCCCGTCTATCCCCGACCGACCCCACCGCGAGATCGATCCCGATCTCCCAGACGACGAACGGCTCGAGGCGCTTCGCGGTCACTTCGAAGACCTCGTCGACATCAACGAACAGCTGTCCGAGCAGCTCGACGACGCCGAGGATCGCCGCCAGCGCCTCCGTGAAAAGGCAGATCGCGTCGAACGCGAGAACGAGACGCTCAAGAGCTCGTCGCTGTACATCGCGACCGTCGAGGACGTGATCGACGACGAGGTCATCGTCAAGCAACACGGCAACAATCAGGAGGTCCTCACGGACGTCTCGCCGCGTCTCCGCGAGCGCGTCGACGCCGGCGACCGCGTCGCCGTCAACGACTCGTTCGCCATCCAGAGCGTCCTCGAGGCGGAGACCGACGCCCGCGCCCAGGCGATGGAGATCACCGAGCGGCCTGTGGTGGGCTACGAGGACATCGGCGGGATCGACGAGCAGGTCCAGGAGGTCCGCGAAGCCGTCGAGCAACCCCTCACGAACCCCGAACTGTTCGAGGAAGTCGGCATCGATCCGCCGAGCGGGGTCCTCCTCCACGGCCCGCCGGGCACCGGGAAGACGATGCTCGCGAAGGCCGTCGCCAACGAGACCGACGCCACCTTCATCAAGATGGCCGGCTCGGAACTCGTCCGCAAGTTCATCGGCGAGGGGTCCCGACTCGTGCGCGACCTCTTCGAGATGGCCCGCGAGCGCGAACCCGCCATCATCTTCATCGACGAGATCGACGCCGTCGCCACCACCCGAACCGAGTCCAAGACCTCCGGCGACGCCGAGGTCCAGCGGACGATGATGCAACTGCTCTCCGAGATGGACGGCTTCGAGGCCCGCGGCGATATCCGCATCATCGCCGCGACCAACCGCTTCGACATGCTCGACCGCGCCATCCTCCGGCCCGGCCGGTTCGACCGCCTCATCGAGGTTCCCGAACCCGACGACGAGGGCCGCGAGCAGATCCTCGCGATCCATACCCGCAACATGAACATCGCCGATGGGGTCGAGTTCGACGCCCTGGCGGCCGAGACCGATGGCTACTCCGGCGCCGAGATCGAGAGCCTCGCCACCGAGGCCGGGATGTTCGCCATCCGCGATGAGCGCAACGAGATCCGCCACCAGGACTTCGTCGACGCCTTGGAGAAGATCGAGGCGGACGACTCGAGCGACGTGATCTCTTCGGCGGGCTACTTCTATCAATAA
- a CDS encoding M28 family metallopeptidase: MDDGNPDLERALGRAWTDDRPWDLLTRLTELPDRMGGSPGERKATEITREALSEAGIADVRIDEFPMQHWRRGTTEFAVLGSETASDDGDGATGIDRSFDAIALPYSPAGDVEGPLVDVGYGTPEEIDEVDLQGAIAVASTTTPRGQRFVHRMEKFGHAVAAGAEAFVFANHVPGQLPPTGALKFDAEAAVPGVGVSRETHDWLTEYAERGARARLRVDASTEDGSSQNVHGTVGGEASHASENSSGQRPRDPETDEEVILLAHYDAHDIAEGALDNGCGIATAAGAASILAALEDDLACRVRIAGVGCEEIGLLGAEALAEETDLESVRAVVNVDGAGRFRNLKALSHASETLAELADDVADAFGQPIVHDPDPHPFSDHWPFLRAGVPSIQLHSEPPTGGERGRGWGHTAADTRDKVDPRNLREHAMLTAVLVRELTRTSPPRVSADELRERFEEQEYVPGMRAADVWPTAWG, translated from the coding sequence ATGGACGACGGTAACCCGGACCTCGAGCGCGCGCTCGGCCGCGCGTGGACCGACGACCGGCCGTGGGATCTGCTGACGCGACTGACCGAGCTTCCCGATCGGATGGGGGGCTCGCCGGGCGAACGGAAAGCAACCGAGATCACCCGCGAGGCGCTGTCGGAGGCGGGGATCGCGGACGTCCGTATCGACGAGTTCCCGATGCAGCACTGGCGGCGCGGGACGACCGAGTTCGCCGTCCTCGGAAGCGAGACGGCGTCCGACGACGGCGACGGGGCGACCGGAATCGATCGATCGTTCGACGCGATCGCGCTCCCCTACTCGCCGGCGGGCGACGTCGAAGGGCCGCTGGTCGACGTCGGCTACGGAACCCCCGAGGAGATCGACGAGGTCGACCTGCAGGGCGCGATCGCGGTCGCGAGTACGACGACACCCCGAGGCCAGCGGTTCGTCCACCGGATGGAGAAGTTCGGCCACGCGGTCGCCGCGGGCGCGGAAGCCTTCGTCTTCGCCAACCACGTCCCCGGACAGTTGCCGCCGACGGGCGCGCTGAAGTTCGACGCCGAGGCCGCGGTGCCGGGCGTCGGCGTGAGCAGGGAGACCCACGACTGGCTCACCGAGTACGCCGAGCGCGGCGCTCGAGCCCGTCTTCGCGTCGACGCCTCGACGGAGGACGGCTCGAGCCAGAACGTACACGGTACGGTCGGTGGCGAGGCGTCACACGCCTCGGAGAACTCGAGCGGGCAGCGCCCGCGAGATCCGGAAACCGACGAAGAAGTGATCCTCCTCGCCCACTACGACGCCCACGATATCGCCGAGGGCGCGCTCGACAACGGCTGTGGCATCGCGACCGCGGCGGGCGCGGCGTCGATCCTCGCGGCGCTCGAGGACGACCTCGCCTGTCGAGTGCGGATCGCCGGCGTCGGCTGCGAGGAGATCGGACTGCTCGGGGCCGAGGCGCTGGCCGAGGAGACGGACCTCGAGTCGGTCCGCGCGGTCGTCAACGTCGACGGCGCCGGCCGCTTTCGCAACCTGAAGGCGCTCTCGCACGCCTCGGAGACGCTCGCGGAACTGGCCGACGACGTCGCGGACGCGTTCGGACAGCCGATCGTCCACGACCCAGACCCGCACCCGTTCAGCGACCACTGGCCGTTCCTGCGCGCCGGCGTGCCGTCGATCCAGCTCCACAGCGAGCCGCCGACGGGCGGCGAGCGAGGGCGCGGCTGGGGACACACCGCGGCGGACACCCGCGACAAGGTCGACCCGCGAAACCTGCGCGAGCACGCCATGCTGACGGCGGTGCTGGTCCGCGAGCTGACGCGGACGTCCCCGCCGCGCGTCTCGGCGGACGAACTCCGCGAGCGGTTCGAGGAGCAGGAGTACGTGCCGGGGATGCGCGCGGCCGACGTCTGGCCGACGGCGTGGGGGTGA
- a CDS encoding pyruvoyl-dependent arginine decarboxylase, with product MSMIRVVWGTGSAPTAMASYDAALAAAGVENYNLVSVSSVIPAGVDVEAVGTAPDLGPAGERLTVVEARATTAGPGRASAALAWSQSTDDGPGLFYETAGEMDREDVDRRVREGLDAGQELRDWTFDDPNVVVESSQAESGTYTTALALAVYGESEPIL from the coding sequence ATGAGCATGATCCGCGTCGTCTGGGGAACCGGCTCCGCGCCGACGGCGATGGCGTCGTACGACGCCGCGCTCGCCGCCGCCGGAGTCGAGAACTACAATCTCGTCTCCGTCTCGTCCGTCATCCCGGCCGGCGTCGACGTCGAGGCCGTCGGTACCGCACCCGACCTCGGACCCGCGGGCGAGCGCCTGACGGTCGTCGAGGCTCGAGCCACCACCGCCGGGCCAGGTCGAGCGAGCGCGGCGCTCGCGTGGTCGCAGTCGACCGACGACGGTCCCGGCCTGTTCTACGAGACGGCCGGCGAGATGGACCGCGAGGACGTCGACCGACGCGTTCGCGAGGGGCTGGACGCGGGCCAGGAGCTCCGGGACTGGACGTTCGACGATCCGAACGTCGTCGTCGAGAGCAGCCAGGCGGAGTCGGGAACGTACACGACGGCGCTCGCGCTCGCGGTGTACGGCGAGAGCGAGCCGATCCTCTGA
- the pepF gene encoding oligoendopeptidase F: protein MSSVPERSEIDEEYTWDLESIYATDDDWEAAYEAVAERVGELEAYEGQATDDAETLHAVLELRDEIMREVSTVFSYARMRSDEDTTDQEYQAMSARAQSLAADAQSAASFIEPELQELTRGEFEEMVDEEPGLETYDHYVDDVLRMKPHTRSAEVEALLADLSEVTGATGEVYNMLSNADMSFPTVEDPDGDPVEISQSNFTNLLKRPEREFRRVVYEAYFDEWSDVRNTVAASYKNSVKADVKMARARDYDTAREAALDGPNVPAEVYDTLVDSVNDNLDKLHRHAELKREALEVDDLQMWDLYMPLTADEGPDVEYDRAAEYVVDALEPLGEEYQSRVAEGLESRWVDVYENEGKQSGAYSGGTYDTQPFILMNYQDDISSMYTLAHELGHSMHSELTKEEQPFVYSDYEIFVAEVASTVNEALLTNHLLETVEDPEFRKHVLNEFLERVRSTLYRQTLFAEFEHEAHRLEEEGEPLTADRLDELYHGLKADYYNPAVVDDRIAREWMRIPHFYRAFYVYQYSTGISAALAIVDNIVEEGDSAAEDYLSFLRRGSREYPLELLRIAGVDMSSSEPIDRALATYGERLEEMEDLVA, encoded by the coding sequence ATGAGCTCCGTACCAGAGCGCTCCGAGATCGACGAGGAATACACGTGGGATCTCGAGAGCATCTACGCGACCGACGACGACTGGGAGGCCGCCTACGAGGCGGTCGCCGAGCGCGTCGGCGAACTCGAGGCTTACGAGGGACAGGCGACCGACGACGCCGAGACGCTACACGCCGTGCTCGAACTCCGCGACGAGATCATGCGCGAAGTGTCGACGGTCTTCTCCTACGCCCGGATGCGAAGCGACGAGGACACGACCGATCAGGAGTATCAAGCGATGTCGGCCCGCGCCCAGTCGCTCGCGGCGGACGCGCAGTCCGCAGCCTCGTTCATCGAGCCCGAACTCCAGGAGCTCACCCGCGGGGAGTTCGAGGAGATGGTCGACGAAGAGCCCGGCCTCGAGACCTACGACCACTACGTCGACGACGTCCTGCGGATGAAGCCGCACACGCGTTCGGCGGAGGTCGAGGCCCTGCTCGCCGATCTGAGCGAAGTAACGGGTGCGACGGGCGAAGTGTACAACATGCTCTCGAACGCGGACATGTCGTTCCCGACGGTCGAGGACCCCGACGGGGACCCCGTCGAGATCTCGCAGAGCAACTTCACGAACCTGCTCAAGCGACCCGAACGGGAGTTCCGCCGGGTGGTCTATGAGGCCTACTTCGACGAGTGGAGCGACGTCCGCAACACGGTCGCCGCCTCCTACAAAAACAGCGTCAAGGCCGACGTCAAGATGGCCCGAGCTCGCGACTACGACACCGCGCGCGAGGCCGCGCTCGACGGCCCGAACGTCCCCGCCGAGGTCTACGACACCCTCGTCGACAGCGTCAACGACAACCTCGACAAGCTCCACCGCCACGCCGAACTCAAGCGCGAGGCGCTCGAGGTGGACGACCTCCAGATGTGGGATCTGTACATGCCCCTGACGGCGGACGAGGGGCCGGACGTCGAGTACGATCGGGCCGCCGAGTACGTCGTCGACGCGCTCGAACCGCTCGGCGAGGAGTACCAGTCACGCGTCGCCGAGGGGCTCGAGTCGCGCTGGGTCGACGTCTACGAGAACGAGGGCAAGCAGTCCGGCGCCTACTCCGGCGGGACCTACGACACCCAGCCGTTCATCCTGATGAACTACCAGGACGACATCTCCTCGATGTACACCCTGGCCCACGAACTCGGCCACTCGATGCACTCCGAACTCACGAAGGAGGAGCAGCCCTTCGTCTACTCGGACTACGAGATCTTCGTGGCCGAGGTCGCCAGCACGGTCAACGAGGCCCTGCTGACGAACCACCTGCTCGAGACGGTCGAGGATCCCGAGTTCCGCAAGCACGTCCTGAACGAGTTCCTCGAACGCGTCCGCTCGACGCTGTACCGCCAGACGCTGTTCGCGGAGTTCGAACACGAAGCCCACCGACTCGAGGAGGAGGGCGAACCGCTCACCGCCGATCGCCTGGACGAACTCTATCACGGACTCAAAGCCGACTACTACAACCCGGCCGTCGTCGACGACCGAATCGCCCGCGAGTGGATGCGCATTCCGCACTTCTACCGGGCGTTCTACGTCTACCAGTACTCGACGGGGATCTCCGCCGCGCTGGCGATCGTCGACAACATCGTCGAGGAGGGCGACTCCGCGGCCGAGGACTACCTCTCGTTCCTCCGCCGCGGCTCCCGGGAGTATCCGCTCGAGCTACTGCGGATCGCCGGCGTCGACATGAGCAGTTCGGAGCCGATCGACCGCGCGCTCGCGACCTACGGCGAGCGCCTCGAGGAGATGGAAGACCTCGTCGCGTAG
- a CDS encoding NADH:flavin oxidoreductase, protein MPESDETLFEPFELGDETLANRVGLAPMTRTSAAADGRATPEMARYYAKFARGGFSFLITEGTYPDEAYSQGYDDQPGLATDDHVEAWRRVTDAVHEEGAPIFAQLMHAGALSQGNRHADETVAPSAVQPRGEQLEMYGGSGDFPEPRELTGEDIDDVIEGFVDAAERSVEADFDGVEIHGANGYLLDQFLTRYTNRRDDEYGGDVENRIRLTAEVVEAVQAATPEEFTVGVRVSQSKVNDPDYRWPGGEDDAEVIFTALSDAGADYLHVTEEDVTTPAFEGGPTLSDLADRYGDAPVIANGALEEPAAARATVESSADLITLAKGALANPDWPARVAEGRSLETFDFQRILQPDATIDESEVPASD, encoded by the coding sequence ATGCCAGAATCTGACGAGACCCTATTCGAGCCGTTCGAACTCGGCGACGAAACGCTCGCGAACCGCGTCGGCCTCGCGCCGATGACTCGCACCAGCGCCGCGGCGGACGGTCGCGCGACGCCCGAGATGGCGCGATACTACGCGAAGTTCGCCCGAGGCGGATTCTCTTTTCTGATCACCGAGGGCACCTACCCCGACGAGGCGTACAGCCAGGGCTACGACGATCAGCCCGGTCTCGCGACCGACGACCACGTCGAAGCGTGGCGGCGCGTCACCGACGCCGTCCACGAGGAGGGTGCGCCGATCTTCGCCCAGTTGATGCACGCCGGCGCGCTCTCGCAGGGAAATCGCCACGCCGACGAGACGGTCGCACCGTCGGCCGTCCAGCCGAGGGGCGAACAACTCGAGATGTACGGCGGCAGCGGTGACTTCCCCGAACCGCGCGAACTGACGGGCGAGGATATCGACGACGTAATCGAGGGGTTCGTCGACGCCGCCGAGCGCTCCGTAGAGGCGGACTTCGACGGCGTCGAGATCCACGGAGCGAACGGTTACCTCCTCGACCAGTTCCTCACGCGGTACACGAACCGGCGCGACGACGAGTACGGCGGCGACGTCGAGAACCGGATCCGCCTGACCGCGGAGGTCGTCGAGGCCGTCCAGGCCGCGACCCCCGAGGAGTTCACCGTCGGCGTCCGCGTCTCCCAGAGCAAGGTCAACGATCCCGACTACCGCTGGCCCGGCGGCGAGGACGACGCCGAGGTGATCTTCACCGCCCTCTCCGACGCCGGGGCCGACTACCTCCACGTCACCGAGGAGGACGTCACGACCCCCGCCTTCGAGGGCGGCCCGACGCTCTCGGACCTGGCGGACCGGTACGGCGACGCGCCCGTGATCGCGAACGGCGCGCTCGAAGAGCCGGCGGCGGCCCGCGCGACCGTCGAGTCGAGCGCCGATCTGATCACCCTCGCGAAGGGCGCGCTCGCCAACCCCGACTGGCCGGCGCGCGTGGCCGAGGGGCGCTCGCTCGAGACGTTCGACTTCCAGCGCATCCTTCAGCCGGACGCCACCATCGACGAGTCCGAAGTGCCGGCGAGCGACTGA
- the truA gene encoding tRNA pseudouridine(38-40) synthase TruA gives MPMRAFRIAYDGTDYHGFQRQPDVPTVEDAMFDALRALEVLAPDADKPAGYAAAGRTDAGVSALAQTVAFEAPDWLTPRAFNGELPAGIRAWAAADAPDGFHATYHATRREYTYHLYAPAAESRGASPACAAVDDDRFRAACDALSGAHDFYNFTPDDRNTERSPTLDATREGDYLVVTVAAGGFARELVRRLVSLARAVGAGEESSDKLERALDPEPLPGHEGIAPAPPEPLVLTGVEYPDLAFEIDERAAASARSAFDERRVDRRTGARVAGQLRDGMI, from the coding sequence ATGCCGATGCGCGCGTTCCGGATCGCCTACGACGGGACCGACTACCACGGCTTCCAGCGCCAGCCCGACGTCCCGACCGTCGAGGACGCGATGTTCGACGCGCTCCGGGCGCTCGAGGTCCTCGCTCCCGACGCGGACAAACCCGCCGGCTACGCCGCGGCCGGTCGAACGGACGCCGGCGTCTCCGCGCTCGCCCAGACGGTCGCCTTCGAGGCTCCCGACTGGCTCACGCCGCGCGCGTTTAACGGCGAACTCCCCGCCGGAATCCGGGCCTGGGCGGCCGCCGACGCACCCGACGGGTTTCACGCGACCTATCACGCGACCCGCCGCGAATACACTTATCACCTCTACGCGCCCGCCGCCGAATCCCGCGGCGCTTCACCGGCTTGCGCGGCCGTCGACGACGACCGGTTCCGCGCCGCCTGCGACGCCCTCTCCGGCGCGCACGACTTCTACAACTTCACCCCCGACGACCGCAACACCGAGCGGTCGCCGACGCTCGACGCGACGCGCGAGGGCGACTACCTCGTCGTCACCGTCGCGGCGGGCGGCTTCGCCCGCGAACTCGTCCGGAGGCTCGTCTCGCTCGCACGGGCGGTCGGCGCCGGCGAGGAGTCGTCCGACAAACTCGAGCGCGCGCTGGACCCCGAGCCGCTGCCCGGCCACGAGGGGATCGCGCCGGCCCCGCCCGAGCCGCTCGTCCTGACCGGCGTCGAGTATCCCGACCTCGCGTTCGAGATCGACGAGCGAGCCGCTGCGAGCGCGCGGTCGGCGTTCGACGAGCGCCGTGTCGACCGTCGAACCGGCGCGCGGGTGGCCGGGCAGTTGCGAGACGGGATGATCTGA
- a CDS encoding DUF5811 family protein: protein MNGNTPYAGLPGETGAGQRAAADLQDLSSTQKRRLSRDVSRIAARTREFLPSEYIVDADISSGHTGPQVTVAVQPPVGHTVSAGFTPDFEEAAEELITADERDEVARGLAASAALQVKQAISNNVTPTAK from the coding sequence ATGAACGGAAATACGCCGTACGCGGGGTTGCCGGGCGAAACGGGCGCTGGTCAGCGCGCAGCGGCGGATCTCCAGGATCTCTCGAGCACCCAGAAACGGCGGCTCAGCCGCGACGTCTCGCGGATCGCTGCCCGCACGCGCGAGTTCCTCCCGAGCGAGTACATCGTCGACGCCGACATCTCCAGCGGCCACACCGGCCCGCAGGTGACCGTCGCCGTCCAGCCGCCGGTCGGCCACACCGTCAGCGCCGGCTTCACGCCCGACTTCGAGGAGGCGGCCGAGGAACTCATCACCGCCGACGAGCGCGACGAGGTCGCGCGCGGACTGGCCGCGAGTGCGGCGCTCCAGGTCAAACAGGCGATTAGCAACAACGTCACGCCGACCGCGAAGTAG
- a CDS encoding DUF6276 family protein — protein sequence MACSACGSDTTIALFLSEEYRDYAPANAAVVSVCTRCLTVDPVENDATGEDIGRNDEPDFSRISDAFPTRPERAIPLALAVDLCSSIATNRSAIESLLENVERAGADPLLVIDRLVADPDVEPAVDLERRRHQLEQLLY from the coding sequence ATGGCCTGTTCGGCGTGTGGTTCCGACACGACGATCGCTCTCTTCCTTTCCGAGGAGTATCGCGACTACGCGCCGGCGAACGCTGCGGTAGTCAGCGTCTGCACGCGCTGTCTCACCGTCGATCCCGTCGAAAACGACGCTACGGGCGAAGATATCGGACGCAACGACGAACCCGACTTTTCCCGGATCAGCGACGCCTTCCCGACGCGTCCGGAGCGAGCCATTCCGCTCGCGCTCGCCGTCGACCTGTGTTCCTCGATCGCGACCAACCGGTCCGCGATCGAGTCGCTCCTCGAGAACGTCGAACGAGCGGGCGCGGATCCGCTGCTGGTGATCGACCGGCTGGTCGCGGACCCGGACGTCGAGCCGGCGGTCGACCTCGAGCGGCGGCGCCACCAGCTCGAGCAGTTGCTGTACTGA
- a CDS encoding V-type ATP synthase subunit D: MAKDVKPTRKNLMEIEDRIELSERGHGTLEKKRDGLIMEFMDILDKAQDVRGELSDDYEAAQKKINMARAMEGDVAVRGAAAALQEHPEITTESKNIMGVVVPQIESSRVSKSLDQRGYGIMGTSARIDEAAEAYEDLLESIILAAEVETAMKKMLREIETTKRRVNALEFKLLPDLYESQEYIEQKLEEQEREETFRLKKIKDKKEQEEKEAREAEDDVEETEEAATGDTAGTESDEMEQSTAGGVPGGD, encoded by the coding sequence ATGGCCAAGGACGTCAAACCCACCCGCAAGAATCTGATGGAGATCGAGGATCGGATCGAACTCTCCGAGCGCGGGCACGGCACCCTGGAGAAGAAACGGGACGGGCTGATCATGGAGTTCATGGACATCCTGGACAAGGCCCAGGACGTCCGCGGGGAGCTCTCCGACGACTACGAGGCGGCCCAGAAGAAGATCAACATGGCCCGCGCCATGGAGGGCGACGTCGCGGTTCGCGGGGCCGCCGCCGCGCTGCAGGAACACCCCGAGATCACGACCGAGTCCAAGAACATCATGGGCGTCGTCGTCCCGCAGATCGAGTCCTCGCGCGTCTCGAAGAGCTTAGATCAGCGCGGCTACGGGATTATGGGAACCTCCGCCCGCATCGACGAGGCCGCCGAAGCCTACGAGGACCTCTTAGAGAGCATCATCCTCGCCGCCGAGGTCGAGACGGCGATGAAGAAGATGCTCCGCGAGATCGAGACCACCAAGCGCCGCGTCAACGCCCTCGAGTTCAAACTCCTGCCCGACCTCTACGAGAGCCAGGAGTACATCGAGCAGAAACTCGAGGAACAGGAGCGCGAGGAGACCTTCCGTCTCAAGAAGATCAAGGACAAGAAAGAGCAGGAGGAGAAAGAAGCGCGCGAGGCCGAAGACGACGTCGAGGAGACCGAAGAAGCCGCGACGGGCGACACCGCGGGCACCGAATCCGACGAGATGGAACAGTCGACCGCGGGCGGCGTCCCCGGCGGCGACTGA
- a CDS encoding creatininase family protein, translating to MTDEPDDPDGARTGEPYRVAELTWREIEAALERTSTLLVPVGATEQHGHHLPLGVDVYMPEAIGERVAERSPALLAPPIWYGVSPHHAFKPGTFTLSSETFRRYVADVCASAGRWGIENIVLLNGHYLAQDPELEIVVRELRTEHGLEAFHAPLVNLFAEVAAEIRTGDVSFHASEFETSIMLELLPELVHVDRAERVDPPEESLPLTDYDALGTNEVGWALTADDMDELTRAGNIGDPTVATAEKGEALVAAAVSKLCDLVDALEDAD from the coding sequence CGACGGTGCGAGAACCGGCGAGCCGTACCGCGTCGCGGAGCTGACCTGGCGGGAGATCGAGGCGGCCCTCGAGCGGACGTCGACGCTGCTCGTCCCGGTCGGCGCCACCGAGCAGCACGGCCACCACCTCCCGCTCGGGGTCGACGTCTACATGCCGGAGGCGATCGGCGAGCGCGTCGCCGAACGCAGCCCCGCGTTGCTCGCGCCGCCGATCTGGTACGGCGTCAGCCCGCACCACGCGTTCAAACCGGGGACGTTCACGCTCTCCTCGGAGACGTTCCGGCGGTACGTCGCGGACGTCTGCGCGTCCGCCGGACGGTGGGGGATCGAGAATATCGTCCTGCTCAACGGTCACTACCTCGCGCAGGATCCCGAACTCGAGATCGTCGTCCGCGAACTGCGGACGGAACACGGCCTCGAGGCGTTCCACGCCCCGCTCGTGAACCTCTTCGCGGAGGTCGCCGCGGAGATCCGCACCGGCGACGTCTCCTTCCACGCCTCGGAGTTCGAGACCAGCATCATGCTCGAACTCCTGCCGGAGCTCGTCCACGTGGACCGGGCCGAGCGCGTGGACCCGCCCGAGGAGTCGCTGCCGCTCACGGACTACGACGCGCTGGGGACCAACGAAGTCGGCTGGGCGCTCACCGCCGACGACATGGACGAGCTCACCCGCGCCGGGAACATCGGCGATCCCACCGTCGCCACCGCGGAAAAAGGCGAGGCGCTCGTCGCCGCCGCCGTTTCGAAGCTCTGCGACCTCGTCGACGCGCTCGAGGACGCGGACTGA